The genomic interval TATGGAATAAGAAGAATCAAAGCAATTACTTCAAATAAAGCAATTCAACATTTAAAAGAAATTTATTTTCAACATGAAATTTTAAAAAAAGAAATGAAATTCTACACAGAATCACCAATAAAGAGTTTTTTTGTATTACAAGATATAAATAAAAAATTAAAAAAAGAAATTGAAAAAATGCATTATCAAAAAATAAAAATGTTCAAGAGAGACTATTTTTTAAAAGCTATTCAATTATCTTTTTTCACATACATCTGTGATATTTCTAATGAAGAAAAAGAGTTAGATATTCATCTAATTAAAAAAATAGTTTTAGACTTACGACATGAAATATCAAATCTATTTATGATAGTAGGTTTTATAAAAAAAGAAAAACCAATGATATTTATATCAATTTCAGATTCCATTATTAAAGAGAGAAATATTCATGCTCACAAAATTATACAAAAAATGACAGATCATATTCATGGAAAATGTTGGGGGAAATCATTTTTTGCAACTTCTGTAGGAAGTAATAGAGAAGGATTAAATTTGGTTTCAAAAGAAATAACAGAATATGTTAAATCAATTAATTAATAATAAAAAGTTTAAATTTATAGAGTAAAAATTCTCTATGTATGAGTGATAGATATTCTTTTTTAAACGCTATCCATTTTAAAGATATAGAATATTTATATAAAAAGTATAAAAATAATCCTAATTCTGTAGAACAGAGTTGGTGTGCTTTTTTTCATGGATTTGATCTTCAAAAAGAAAATTATTCTGCTCAGAATAACTCCATTGATATAGAATTCAAAGTTTCCAATTTGATTCACTCGTACAGAACAAGGGGCCATTTTTTTACCAATACAAATCCTATAAAAAAAAGAAGAAAACATTTTCCTTCTTTGGATTTAAAAAATTTTGGATTATCAGATAAAGTACTTAATGTTCAATTTGAAGCAGGAAGATTAATTGGAATAGGAAAAAATTCATTAAAAAACATAGTTAATCATCTAGAAAATATTTATTGTAATTCTATAGGAATAGAATATATGTATATTTCTAATCCTAAAAAAATAGAATGGATTGAAAAATGGTTTCAAAAAAAAATCTCTTTTTCCACAGAAAAAAGAAAATTTTTTTTGAAAAAATTAAACGAGGCGATTGTATTTGAAAATTTTGTTCATACTAAATTTGTTGGACAAAAAAGATTTTCTATAGAAGGAAACGAATCTATATTGCCTGCATTGGAAGAAATGATAGAATATACTTCCAATAAATATCTAACAGAAGATTTTATAATAGGAATGTCACATAGAGGAAGGTTGAATCTGTTATCGAATTTTTTAAAAAAAGATTATTCTCATATTTTCAGTGAATTTCAAGGAAAAGAATATAAAGAAAAAACATTTTCTGGAGATGTAAAATATCATTTAGGGTTTACAAAAGTTAGAAAAAACAGTCAAGGAAAAATCATAAAAATGAGTCTTGTCCCCAATCCATCTCATTTAGAATCTGTAGATCCTATTGTAGAAGGAATTACTAGAGCAAAGATTGATATTAATTATAATCAAGACAGCAATTCTGAAAAAATTATCCCTATTCTTATTCATGGAGACGCGGCATTATCAGGTCAAGGAATTGTCTATGAAGTACTACAATTATCTAGATTAAAAGGATATAAGACAGGTGGTACAATTCATCTTGTAATGAATAACCAAATAGGATTTACTACAAACAATACTGAAGGACGTTCCAGTATTTACTGTACAGATATCTCCAAAATAGTTCTTTCTCCAGTATTACATGTTAATGCAGATGACATAGAATCTGTTATTCGTGCTATTTATTTTGCAGTAGATTTTAGAATGCATTATCATGAAGATGTTTTTGTAGATTTAATTGGATATAGAAAATATGGACATAATGAAGGAGATGAACCTCGTTTTACACAACCTTCTTTATACAAAACTATTTCTAAACATCCTAGTACATATGATTTATATAAAAAAAAATTAGAAAAAAAATGGGGGAAGAATCTGGATATAAAAAAAATGGAAAATGAGTACGAAAAAATACTTCAAAAAGGATATAATGAATCTAAAACTATTAAATGGAATATACTCAATTCTTTTTTAGAAGAAGAATGGAATAATTTTCCCATAACATACAATACTAAAAAAATATTTAAAAAAGTAAAAA from Blattabacterium cuenoti carries:
- a CDS encoding 2-oxoglutarate dehydrogenase E1 component, encoding MSDRYSFLNAIHFKDIEYLYKKYKNNPNSVEQSWCAFFHGFDLQKENYSAQNNSIDIEFKVSNLIHSYRTRGHFFTNTNPIKKRRKHFPSLDLKNFGLSDKVLNVQFEAGRLIGIGKNSLKNIVNHLENIYCNSIGIEYMYISNPKKIEWIEKWFQKKISFSTEKRKFFLKKLNEAIVFENFVHTKFVGQKRFSIEGNESILPALEEMIEYTSNKYLTEDFIIGMSHRGRLNLLSNFLKKDYSHIFSEFQGKEYKEKTFSGDVKYHLGFTKVRKNSQGKIIKMSLVPNPSHLESVDPIVEGITRAKIDINYNQDSNSEKIIPILIHGDAALSGQGIVYEVLQLSRLKGYKTGGTIHLVMNNQIGFTTNNTEGRSSIYCTDISKIVLSPVLHVNADDIESVIRAIYFAVDFRMHYHEDVFVDLIGYRKYGHNEGDEPRFTQPSLYKTISKHPSTYDLYKKKLEKKWGKNLDIKKMENEYEKILQKGYNESKTIKWNILNSFLEEEWNNFPITYNTKKIFKKVKTQFPIERIIEISKKIFTLPIEKHFFKKTKFLFQKRLEMVIKNHLADWSVAELLAYGTLLDEGFHIRLSGEDVARGTFSHRHAIIKTEEEEEILLLNQIRIGQGKIQVYNSPLSEYGVLGFDYGYALFSPYILTLWEAQFGDFGNGGQIIIDQYISSGENKWKIRNGIVMLLPHGYEGQGPEHSSARIERYLQLCANNNLFVVNCTTPSNFYHLLRRQMKLNFRKPLIVFTPKSLLRHPKCISTIEELSEGKFQEILDDPFVQKIEEIKKLIFCSGKIYYELLNKKESIKDKETAIIRIEQIYPLKEKKIQELLNKYNNKKSVLWVQEEPENMGLWSFILRKLGNSIPFHLISPSESSSPSTGSYSCFLKIQNQILEKAFFKE